From the genome of Acipenser ruthenus chromosome 14, fAciRut3.2 maternal haplotype, whole genome shotgun sequence, one region includes:
- the LOC117419873 gene encoding transmembrane protein 243, with amino-acid sequence MEDFTTRTYGTSGLDNRPLFGETSARDRIINLVVGGLTSLLVLVTIISAFVFPNLPPKPVNAFFAVCIIMSCISVVILIVWYRQGDLEPKFRNLIYYFLFSIVLLCICANLYFHDVGK; translated from the exons ATGGAGGATTTTACAACCAGAACTTATGGAACCAGTGGATTGGACAATAGACCTTTATTTGGAGAAACCTCTGCTAGG GATCGAATAATCAACTTAGTTGTTGGTGGCCTCACTTCTTTATTAGTTCTA GTAACAATTATTAGTGCTTTTGTCTTCCCTAATTTACCTCCGAAACCTGTGAATGCTTTCTTCGCTGTTTGTATCATTATGAGTTGCATCTCAGTTGTTATACTT ATTGTTTGGTATCGTCAAGGAGACCTGGAGCCTAAATTCCGAAATCTAatttactattttttattttcgaTTGTCCTGCTGTGTATTTGTGCCAATTTATACTTCCATGATGTGGGGAAATGA